The Chryseobacterium indicum genome includes a window with the following:
- a CDS encoding ZIP family metal transporter — MTVLLLVLSVITGVFLGKHFGKKEKLAKNLLILSAGFLITICLNEVFPEVYTSETGGSLGIFVIGGVLLQMILEALTKGFEHGHFHHHSEHNILPVALMVGLFIHAFIEGIPLANEEQELSPYLLGIVFHNLPISFILGAFLFNRKDESKSNPSYPSLLIVALFALASPLGMLLGNYFNPDLQPYFLAIVGGIFLHISSVIIFESNKNHNIDWVKIGLVILGVSLALVMHLFHSHDHVGHHH, encoded by the coding sequence ATTACCGTACTTTTACTGGTTTTAAGCGTTATTACAGGAGTTTTTCTGGGAAAGCATTTCGGTAAAAAAGAAAAGCTGGCAAAAAATCTTTTGATTTTAAGTGCCGGATTTCTGATTACCATTTGTCTGAATGAAGTATTTCCTGAAGTCTATACTTCAGAAACGGGAGGAAGTCTGGGCATTTTCGTGATCGGCGGTGTTTTACTGCAAATGATTCTTGAAGCTTTAACCAAAGGTTTTGAACACGGACATTTTCATCATCACAGCGAACATAATATTCTGCCTGTCGCTTTAATGGTGGGGCTTTTCATTCATGCTTTTATAGAGGGAATTCCTTTGGCGAACGAAGAACAGGAGTTGTCACCTTATCTTTTGGGAATTGTTTTTCACAATCTTCCGATATCTTTCATTTTGGGCGCGTTTTTGTTTAACCGAAAAGATGAATCGAAATCTAATCCCTCTTATCCGTCCTTATTAATTGTTGCACTTTTTGCACTTGCTTCACCTTTGGGAATGCTGCTCGGAAATTATTTCAATCCTGATCTTCAGCCCTATTTTCTGGCTATTGTAGGAGGAATTTTCCTTCATATTTCTTCGGTAATTATCTTTGAAAGTAATAAGAACCATAACATCGACTGGGTAAAAATAGGACTTGTTATTTTAGGAGTTTCATTAGCTTTAGTCATGCATCTTTTTCACAGTCATGATCATGTAGGACATCATCACTAA